The proteins below come from a single Diabrotica undecimpunctata isolate CICGRU unplaced genomic scaffold, icDiaUnde3 ctg00002264.1, whole genome shotgun sequence genomic window:
- the LOC140431913 gene encoding uncharacterized protein gives MDQLKKQRKPLKSKISRISNWLRDNSTQETDPLQFQLRRTELTNCYAKYDDLMDQIEELDEDNTEERDREEIEEKYFSTLAGLQHRMEMLQPPSHQSSSTSPRLASAKDKYKFVNENKLCRNCLGTKHFSLNCSSQRSCSICKKRHHTLLHNDHENSSSSSRSFQRQNHATSRNVQNTWSDGEAGPSNSVSLSESQTSQVSNVMTSLSALSIKQDVLLATALVTIYSRHGVPIHARCILDSGSQSSFVSKDLVQKLNLSPYSKRLQISTISEHSSFSNKMVDLEIFPYKRNGNGFKISCAILDNITCRLPQVSINRSKFNIPSTVTLADPTYSVPGNIDLLLASDIYSELLSDGLIRLGKGLPVLQNTHLGYIMFGSLPPYALHKGIYRSQLSPTQSNVSLFVQSTSEEDKLDNIIRQFFEVEEVTPSVKISSSEDLAEQIFTETTQILPSGRFQVKLPLISETAHKMLGNSYNMARKRFISLENKLLKHENVYSQYKAFINEYVSLGHAKKVPLSLTNVHLENKYFLPHHSVIKEESLTTKLRVVFDGSMKSSSGYSLNDILLKGKTLQPELFDILLRFRLYTYVFTSDIQKMYRQVQIHPDHTFLQNILWRDSPEQDIECLELQTVTYGTKSASFQSTRCLMELAKTHQNNSPLASDALLTGCYVDDILYGANDTQTLLKAHNEITDLLNKTITLPRLELMGALLASKLTTKVVDIIKDKLPSITSINMWSDSEIVLAWLRSHHSRWNQFVANRVAQIQENSSHSHWRHVKSKDNPADILSRGMMPSNILNSTLWFHGPQFLQTFDLNLSEYSPKFNSNKLPEERKVVLHTRSAQFDFFVMLSERFSSFTKYVRTIAYVLRFGNNAKSGTQKLSGALEVSELQNAEMKIIKLLQNSSFSSEIADLKGNKIISNKSLLQFAPFLDKNEMLRVGGRLRYSEVTFDQKYPLLLPSKNHVVRLILKKEHLRLHHAGPQNTLSQVRLRYWPLNGLREIKRIVHECHVCFKFNAKPLAQIMSDLPKERLCSAQVFAHVGLDFGGPFLIKASKLRKSPLIKSYIALFVCMSTRAVHIELVSGLTTEAFLLTLKRFISRRGHPQTIFSDNATNFLGAKNQLFELYNFLKNKEPNSSIQAFLASSQIRWKTIPPRSPHHGGLWESAIKSAKHHIYRLLGNLKITFEEFSTVLTQIEAVLNSRPICALSNDPSDFTYLTPGHFLIGRSLTSLPDQEYTSIPENRLSIWQNLSKLQQLFWKRWSTDYLNRLQNRPKWFLPFKNLEPNDLVLVKEDNLPPLYWSLARVMDVFPGKDGR, from the exons ATGGATCAATTAAAGAAACAACGCAAACCGTTGAAATCAAAAATCTCTCGTATCTCTAATTGGTTAAGGGATAACTCTACTCAAGAAACGGATCCCTTGCAGTTCCAACTCCGTCGTACTGAATTAACGAATTGTTACGCCAAATATGATGACCTCATGGATCAGATTGAGGAACTGGACGAAGACAACACTGAAGAACGCGATagggaagaaattgaagaaaagtaCTTCTCAACTCTGGCAGGTCTTCAACATAGAATGGAGATGCTCCAACCTCCTTCACACCAGTCCAGTTCCACTTCTCCACGTTTAGCTAGTGCTAAA GATAAGtataaatttgttaatgaaaacAAACTATGTCGCAACTGTTTAGGAACTAAACACTTCTCACTAAATTGTTCGTCTCAACGTTCATGTAGTATATGCAAGAAAAGGCATCACACACTCTTGCACAATGACCATGAAAATAGCTCTTCTTCTAGTAGATCTTTTCAACGACAAAATCACGCAACCTCTCGCAATGTACAAAACACTTGGTCTGATGGTGAAGCCGGCCCAAGtaattctgtctctctctctgaaTCTCAAACCTCTCAGGTCTCAAATGTGATGACTTCTCTCTCTGCTCTGTCAATAAAGCAGGATGTTCTGCTGGCAACCGCTTTAGTCACTATTTATTCAAGGCATGGCGTACCAATACACGCTAGATGTATTTTAGATAGTGGATCTCAGTCGTCATTTGTCTCTAAAGATTTGGTCCAAAAATTAAATCTCTCTCCTTACAGCAAAAGGTTACAAATCTCTACCATCTCTGAACATAGTTCATTCTCGAACAAAATGGTCGATCTAGAAATTTTTCCATACAAAAGAAATGGTAATGGTTTCAAAATCTCCTGTGCTATTTTAGACAACATAACTTGTAGACTCCCCCAGGTATCCATAAAcagaagtaaatttaatattccCTCTACAGTCACTCTCGCAGATCCCACCTACTCTGTCCCTGGAAATATAGATCTTCTTCTTGCCAGTGACATATATAGCGAATTGTTATCGGATGGTTTAATACGTTTAGGTAAAGGACTCCCTGTTCTCCAGAACACACACTTAGGGTACATTATGTTTGGTTCTTTACCTCCTTACGCACTTCACAAAGGAATTTATCGCTCACAGTTGTCCCCTACACAGTCAAATGTCTCTTTATTTGTCCAGTCCACATCTGAGGAAGATAAGCTCGATAATATAATTCGACAATTCTTCGAAGTCGAAGAAGTGACCCCCTCTGTTAAAATCTCCTCCTCTGAGGATCTGGCTGAACAAATATTCACTGAAACAACTCAAATTCTACCTTCTGGTCGGTTTCAGGTAAAGCTTCCTCTCATTTCTGAAACAGCACATAAAATGCTGGGCAATTCTTACAATATGGCTAGGAAAAGGTTTAttagtttagaaaataaactCTTAAAACACGAAAATGTATACTCTCAATATAAAGCATTCATCAATGAATATGTTTCTCTTGGACATGCCAAAAAGGTTCCTCTTTCTCTcacaaatgtgcacttagaaaataaatactttttacctCATCACTCTGTCATAAAAGAAGAATCATTAACTACCAAATTACGGGTGGTTTTTGATGGCTCCATGAAAAGTTCCAGTGGCTATTCTCTTAATGACATCCTGTTGAAAGGAAAAACTCTTCAGCCTGAACTTTTCGACATTCTCCTTCGGTTTAGATTGTATACCTATGTCTTCACTTCCGACATACaaaaaatgtacaggcaggtACAAATTCATCCTGATCACACATTCCTGCAGAATATCCTCTGGCGGGATTCTCCGGAACAGGACATCGAATGTCTTGAGCTTCAAACCGTAACTTATGGAACAAAAAGCGCAAGCTTTCAAAGTACTCGTTGTTTGATGGAATTAGCTAAAACTCATCAAAACAACTCCCCATTGGCTTCCGATGCTCTCTTAACAGGCTGCTATGTAGATGACATTCTATATGGGGCCAATGACACGCAAACTCTTCTTAAGGCTCATAATGAGATAACTGACCTACTCAACAAG ACCATAACGCTTCCAAGGCTGGAACTTATGGGTGCTTTATTGGCTAGCAAGCTCACCACAAAGGTGGTTGATATCATAAAGGATAAATTGCCCTCTATTACCTCTATAAACATGTGGAGCGATTCTGAGATAGTTTTGGCGTGGCTCAGATCACATCACTCCAGATGGAATCAATTTGTCGCCAACAGGGTAGCTCAAATTCAAGAAAATTCTTCTCACTCTCATTGGAGACACGTAAAGTCTAAAGACAACCCTGCTGACATCCTCTCCAGAGGAATGATGCCCTCTAACATACTCAACTCCACTCTTTGGTTTCACGGTCCTCAGTTTTTGCAAACATTTGACCTAAATTTGTCTGAATATAGTCCGAAGTTTAATTCTAATAAAttacctgaagaaagaaaagttGTTCTTCACACTCGAAGTGCTCAATTTGATTTCTTTGTCATGCTTTCTGAAAGGTTCTCCAGTTTCACGAAATATGTAAGGACTATAGCTTATGTACTCAGATTTGGTAATAACGCAAAGTCTGGCACTCAAAAATTATCCGGTGCACTTGAAGTATCTGAACTTCAAAATGccgaaatgaaaattataaaattattgcaaaactcAAGTTTCTCCTCAGAAATTGCTGATCTCAAAGGCAATAAGATTATTTCTAATAAGTCTCTCTTACAATTTGCTCCTTTTCTTGACAAAAATGAAATGCTCCGTGTAGGTGGACGTCTTAGGTATTCCGAAGTTACCTTTGATCAAAAATATCCTCTCCTCCTCCCCTCGAAAAATCATGTTGTTCGTCTGATTCTCAAAAAAGAACATCTTAGGCTCCATCATGCAGGTCCTCAGAATACTCTCTCTCAAGTTCGCCTTAGATATTGGCCCTTGAATGGTCTACGTGAGATTAAGAGGATAGTCCACGAATGTCATGTTTGTTTCAAGTTTAATGCCAAACCCTTAGCTCAAATCATGTCTGATTTACCTAAGGAACGCTTATGCTCTGCTCAAGTTTTTGCTCATGTAGGTTTGGATTTTGGTGGTCCCTTTCTAATAAAGGCCTCTAAACTTCGTAAAAGTCCCTTGATAAAGTCATACATAGCTCTATTTGTCTGTATGTCCACACGTGCGGTTCATATAGAATTAGTCAGTGGGCTCACAACAGAAGCGTTTCTTCTTACTCTCAAGCGCTTTATCAGTCGAAGAGGTCACCCTCAGACTATATTCTCTGATAATGCGACAAACTTTCTTGGGGCTAAAAATCAGTTATTCGAACTCTATAATTTCTTGAAAAATAAGGAACCTAACTCTTCTATTCAGGCATTTTTAGCCTCCTCTCAAATTCGGTGGAAAACTATACCACCTCGATCTCCTCATCATGGAGGACTCTGGGAGAGCGCTATAAAGAGCGCTAAACATCATATCTATAGATTGTTGGGCAATCTCAAAATTACATTCGAGGAATTCAGTACCGTGCTCACCCAAATTGAAGCCGTACTTAATTCTCGGCCCATTTGTGCCCTCTCTAATGATCCCTCCGATTTCACATATCTTACCCCTGGTCACTTCCTAATTGGAAGGTCTCTCACCTCGCTACCCGACCAGGAGTATACATCTATCCCGGAAAATAGACTTAGCATCTGGCAAAATCTCTCTAAGCTCCAGCAACTTTTTTGGAAAAGGTGGTCGACTGATTATCTGAATCGACTTCAAAATCGTCCAAAATGGTTTCTCCCATTCAAAAATTTAGAACCCAATGACCTTGTGTTAGTTAAAGAAGATAATCTCCCTCCTCTCTACTGGTCATTGGCACGAGTGATGGATGTCTTTCCGGGTAAAGATGGCCGA